Proteins encoded within one genomic window of Lagenorhynchus albirostris chromosome 9, mLagAlb1.1, whole genome shotgun sequence:
- the LOC132526560 gene encoding roundabout homolog 3-like, with translation MGYKSTFDESGGGRLSSTRSRILDPKLQKKKRAEICRPTGAPGWATVSISLVRDREEAKNKLSALVHRLWLFTGSKVGPEDAMPRIVEQPPDLLVSRGEPATLPCRAEGRPRPNIEWYKNGARVSTAREDPRAHRLLLPSGALFFPRIVHGRRARPDEGVYTCVARNYLGAAASRNASLEVAVLRDDFRQSPGNVVAAVGEPAVMECVPPRGHPEPSVSWKKDGARLKEEEGRITLRGGKLMMSHTLKSDAGMYVCVASNMAGERESGAAKLVVLERPSFLRRPVNQVVLADAPVDFPCEVQGDPPPRLRWRKEDGELPTGRYEIRSDHSLWIGRVSAEDEGTYTCVAENSVGRAEASGSLSVHVSPRGQLSIAEVQSGDAGYYVCQAVSVAGSILAKALLEVKGASLDGLPPIILQGPANQTLALGSSVWLPCRVTGNPQPSVQWKKDGQWLHGDDVQLNLMANGTLHIASVQEMHMGFYSCVAKSSTGEATWSGWLRRREDWGVSPDPPTEHSTPPGPPSQPVVTDITQNSITLTWEPNPQVGATVASYVIEAFSQASGNTWRTVADGVRLETHTVSGLQPSTIYLFLVRAVGAWGLSEPSPVSKPVRTQDSNPSGPVEEDPWRGQRGLAEVAVRLQEPVVLGPRTLQVSWTVDGPVQLVQGFRVSWRVAGPDGGSWSVLDLQSPNQQSTVLRGLPPGTQIQIKVQAQGQEGLGAESPLVTRSIPEEGKGVGPRADGWTRGKKEWGRMKVCLGRARSRWEGGMHLTSLRC, from the exons ATGGGTTACAAATCCACTTTTGACGAATCTGGGGGTGGGCGTCTGAGCTCAACCCGCTCGAGGATCCTGGATCCCAAACTGCAGAAGAAGAAGCGAGCAGAAATCTGTAGGCCAA CGGGGGCCCCAGGCTGGGCCACAGTCTCCATATCGCTGGTCCGGGACCGCGAGGAGGCGAAGAACAAATTGTCGGCGCTGGTGCACCGCTTATGGTTGTTCACAG gGTCAAAGGTCGGGCCGGAGGACGCGATGCCGCGCATCGTGGAGCAGCCGCCAGATCTGCTGGTCTCCCGAGGCGAGCCGGCCACGCTGCCCTGCCGCGCGGAGGGCCGGCCGCGGCCCAACATCGAGTGGTACAAGAATGGGGCGCGCGTGTCCACCGCGCGCGAGGATCCGCGCGCACACCGCCTGCTTCTGCCCAGCGGCGCCCTCTTCTTCCCGCGCATCGTGCATGGGCGCCGCGCGCGGCCGGACGAGGGTGTCTACACTTGCGTGGCGCGCAACTACCTGGGAGCGGCGGCTAGTAGAAACGCCTCTCTAGAAGTGGCAG tcCTCCGCGATGATTTCCGGCAGTCTCCTGGGAACGTGGTGGCGGCCGTGGGGGAGCCCGCGGTAATGGAATGCGTGCCCCCCCGCGGCCACCCAGAGCCCTCCGTGTCCTGGAAGAAGGATGGTGCTAGActcaaggaggaggagggaaggatcaCG CTCCGTGGAGGGAAGCTGATGATGTCACATACGCTCAAGAGTGATGCAGGGATGTATGTGTGCGTGGCCTCCAACATGGCAGGAGAACGGGAGAGTGGGGCAGCTAAACTTGTGGTCCTGG AGCGTCCCTCATTCCTGCGTAGACCAGTGAATCAGGTGGTCCTGGCTGATGCCCCCGTGGACTTCCCATGTGAGGTGCAGGGGGATCCCCCGCCTCGTCTACGCTGGCGCAAGGAGGATGGGGAACTGCCCACAGGCAG GTATGAGATCCGGAGCGACCACAGCCTTTGGATCGGGCGTGTGAGCGCTGAAGATGAGGGGACTTACACCTGCGTGGCGGAGAACAGCGTGGGCCGCGCCGAAGCATCCGGCTCCCTCAGTGTTCACG TCTCTCCCAGAGGCCAGCTCAGCATCGCTGAAGTGCAGAGCGGGGATGCTGGCTACTACGTGTGCCAGGCTGTCAGTGTGGCCGGCAGCATCTTGGCCAAGGCTCTGTTGGAGGTGAAAGGAG CCTCCCTGGATGGGCTGCCTCCCATCATCCTCCAGGGACCAGCCAATCAGACGCTGGCACTTGGCTCCTCTGTGTGGCTGCCATGCAGAGTGACTGGGAACCCTCAACCTAGTGTCCAGTGGAAGAAGGATGGGCAGTGGCTGCACGGGGATGACGTCCAGCTCAACCTAATGGCCAACGGTACCCTGCACATCGCCAGTGTGCAG GAGATGCACATGGGATTCTATAGCTGTGTGGCCAAGAGTTCCACAGGGGAGGCCACCTGGAGTGGCTGGCTGAGGAGGCGGG AAGACTGGGGAGTATCACCAGACCCCCCTACAGAACACAGTACCCCTCCGGGGCCTCCCTCGCAACCAGTGGTCACTGACATTACCCAGAACAGCATTACCCTGACCTGGGAGCCTAACCCACAAGTTGGGGCCACAGTCGCCTCTTATGTGATAGAGGCCTTCAG CCAAGCCTCTGGCAACACGTGGCGGACGGTGGCAGACGGCGTGCGGCTGGAGACACACACCGTCAGTGGCCTGCAGCCCAGTACCATCTACCTGTTCCTGGTGCGAGCCGTGGGAGCCTGGGGCCTCAGTGAGCCCAGCCCCGTCTCCAAGCCCGTCCGCACCCAGG ACAGCAACCCATCCGGGCCAGTGGAGGAGGACCCGTGGAGAGGCCAGCGGGGACTGGCTGAAGTGGCTGTGCGTCTGCAGGAGCCCGTAGTCCTTGGGCCCCGGACCCTGCAGGTGTCCTGGACT GTAGATGGCCCAGTCCAGCTGGTACAAGGTTTCCGGGTGTCTTGGAGGGTAGCAGGTCCTGATGGGGGAAGCTGGTCAGTGCTGGACCTACAGTCCCCAAACCAGCAAAGTACTGTGCTAAGAGGACTCCCCCCAGGGACTCAAATTCAGATCAAGGTTCAAGCTCAaggccaggaggggctgggggctgaaagccccttggtgaccaggAGCATTCCTGAGGAGGGTAAGGGGGTGGGGCCCAGAGCTGATGGGTGGACAAGAGGGAAGAAGGAGTGGGGGAGGATGAAGGTTTGCCTGGGGAGAGCAAGGAGCCGGTGGGAAGGGGGGATGCATCTCACTTCCCTAAGATGTTAG